TTTATTTTAAATCCTCTCCCACTACACTAGCAAATTGGAGTGATCCAATTTCTTCATGTTGATAAGATTAAGACATCAATGTGCAATTTTTTAGGGCTCTCACTTTCACTACAACAGCCTATAAACTATTACAATCGGCCTTTAATTTGGATGCATTATAATCTTTTATCACCATTTCAATGAAATTATATGGTCACAGATGTTCTTACAGAAGTTCCTTGTGCTTACCATTTCATCATAAAACTCGGAGACCACTGTCTTTTTGCCCAACATCACATTACTATCGGACTGAAACAGCTTTAACAAGTGGTAGAGAGTTACCTGTTTAACAAGAAGAGAATAGGAAGCTAAAGTTACTGAACACTTGAATTATGATTTGTTTTATGAGAGAGGAGGGAAAATACTCTGAAACATTCTTCTTGTTGCAAGAATTTAAGACCGTTTAAACTAAATGATACAAGAATTAAGGGCAGGGATTATAAGCATTGAGCACAAGATACAAAGGAATGCAGATATTAACTTTGtcctgtacattgaaatatacactgaAATGCATTGGTTAATGTCAACGACTCATACAGTCTGAGGATTTTGTTGGGAGCAGTCCACAAATGTCACCACGCATCTGGTGCCAACGTAACCCTTTCATACGtcttaggactgtgggaggaaacacatatGGCCATAGTGAGAGtgtataaattccttacagacagcagagagAATCCAACCTGATCAGTGATATCTAgtgctgtaaagcaattgcactaactgctacactaccgtgctgcccgAAGACAAAGAATAATTTACTCTAACCACAGTGTGCAGTTATAATCTACAACTCACTGCTGCAAAGGAAACAGAGCTTGTCAGGGTTTTCCAAAGGGAAATTGGGCATGAACATTAAAGAATGATTTGCAGGGAtttggggggaaaaaaagaaaCAGGGAACACTAATGACAAAATCATTCTACCAAGAGCTGGCACAAATTAAATGTCTGCCTTCTGGGCTGTTCTATGAAAGTACTGAGTACATAAACATGTCTAAATACTGAATACTTAGAGTAAAatatctctagttgtagtctcacccaacctcagtggaaaaagcctgcttgcatttaccctatctatacacttcataattttgtatgtgtCTTTCAAATCTCCTGTCATTCTCTGATgccctagggaataaagtccttatCGATTTAACCTTTCCCCAGGTTCtgaagtcctgacaacatccttgtaaattttctttgcacttttccaatcttatttatatctttcctgtaggtaggtgaccaaaactgtacacaatactccaaattaggcctcaccgtcTTATACGatttcaacataacatgccaACTCCTGGACcgagtacattgatttatgaaggccagtgtgccaaaagcattctttaCGACCTtacctacctgtgactccaccttcaaggaattatggatcagtattcccagatccctctgttctaccacactcctcagtcaACGCTGCTCAACATGCAAGTCCTAgactggtttgtcctcccaaagtgcaacacatcacacttgtctgcattaaaatccatctgccatttttcagctaatttttccagctggtacagatcccactgcaagctctgatagccttcctcactgtccactaagcacccaatcttggtgtcatctgcaaatttgctgacccagtttaCTATATTAAGACCCagatcaatgatatagatgacaaacaataacagaacaagtaccaatccctgtgacacaccttctagtcacaggcctccagtcagacaaccatctacaaccactctctggcatctcctgaGAAGCCAATGCCCTTTCCAATTTTCTAGCTCATCCTGAAAGCCATGCAACTgaacttccttgaccaacctctcatgcaggagcttatcaaatgtcttgcaaAAGTCCATGTAGAGTACAGCTATTGCCTTGACTTCAACTATACTGGTAACTTCTTCAAGAAACTATGAGATTAGTTAGAAACGAGATTAGTTAGAAACGACAAAGTCATgtcgactatccctaatcagccctcatttatccaaatacttgtatctCCTGTCACTTAGAATACCGTCCTATTACcgacccactactgatgtcaggctcactggcctataatttcctgcctgGTTTTTAGAACCTTTCCGAAAcgatggaacaacattagctatcctccaatcctccagcacctcaactGTAGTGAAGGACATTtaaaatatctctgccagggcccctgcaaattCTGCACCAGTTTCCCTGGTGCAGATCCGAGGAAACTTCTTGTCATgtcctggggatttgtccactCTAATTAGGAGACGGAGCTACAGTGGCACTAGCTAGTGGTTTCTTCGAGCTCATCTGCGGAAAtggcttaatttctacctttaatgtctctttttttcacttttcaaggtggatggggtTCAGTCAGTGTGTTGACCtgcagctgcactcaaactgtggTTCTTTACGGTgataaatcctgctcccagggctCACCAAACTGCTGTTTTTCAATATCCCAACGGCATATCCTACAAAACGAGTGCACCTTTGGGGTGCTGAGGCTCTGTGGCCCCGTGGATGAGCTGATTCTATGTTGGTGTTGCCAAATGAAGCTTCGTGGAAAAAAAAATAGGTTTTGTGAACAGCAAATCGGCTGTTGGAGGAGGTATCTGTCCTCAGCGAATTGCTCTCTCTCTAACATTGGTAGGAGAGAATTTGCTGCTGAATCTTGATTCGGAAAACTcaggcaaaaataaaaaaaatcgaCACACCAGACTTTAACATCACAAACAgcgagttgtttttttttattgttttgttAGTCTCCCCTCTCATTGTGTGACACCTCTCTGCTccttattaaggagagagggagagagcctgtggcaaGTCAAATTGTCGGTTCAATGAtcagtttttgttgtactgcagatcacggTCTCTCTTGGgggttttgctattgcttgcttggtgggtggtgggtggtgatgCTTTAGTaagtgggggaaggagagggtcgatgcttgctgctgcttgtgcgtgggagggagaagagggggctttggggctctGAAGTTTTACTGTCTCACTTTCTTGGGACAACTCTTCTGTTGTTGTGGATGTCTGAGAAAAGCAGGAATtttaggttgtatattgtatacactttctgatattaaatggaactactgAACTAATTTGTCCTAATGTGAAATAGATAAAATACATTAAACCCTATGAAATCAGACGCAATGCAATTTGCAATTTGAGACTGAATTTTCATTCAACATGAAAATGCCTTGTCTGAAACTGTAGTCTTACAAGCAATAATCCTGAAAGATGATGTCTACACCACACTCTGTCTATTTCTACTGATAAGGAAACAAGAATCAGAAGCTGTACATAGCTAAGTCATTATTAATCAGCAAAACTGGTAGGACTATATAAGTTGAGAAAAATAATTAATTTCCAAAACTGAATTTATAAATATTTTTGTCACCAAGGGTTTTTCCAAATACATGTATATAAGGAATTTCAGTTTCTTACCGGTCTTTCATTTGGATCTATGAAGAAGATTTTGATTATAATTTCAAATTCACCCCATCCAGTTTCTGTGATTTCATATGGAGGCTTGGTAACAACTGTTGAGAAAGTATGATGGTAATGGAAATATTCAACATGTATAGTAAAACCGTACagctatttcttttctttttaaatctttttattagttttaaacaaacataaatgaaacacaaatacaaaatgtttgagagtacataattaatagtttaaatagacattcagatatgtaataataaaaatatataacctctcaaactcagaatattaatgaacaaagaagtaaaaagagaaagaaaaagaaaaatcccaaaaaaaagagaaaaaaaaagcaaaaaaaaacacactaaccaacatgggccattgaataatattaagtacatatacagtagtgccaataactccgaacctccatccaattaaGGATagtataagtaaggtttaggaaaagacaattcaactcatgtgaaaatgttgaataaaaggtctccaagtttcttcaaatttaactgaaggatcaaaaaccacacttctaatttttttctaaactcaaacaagaaatagtttgagaaaaccactgaaatacagttggaggattaatttctttccaattcaataaaatagatcttctagccattaatgtatcaaatgcaatcattcgttgagatgaagcggataaacgattattatccgtcattggtaaaccgaaaattgtagtaagaggatgcggttgaaaattaatatttaggactcttgaaataatactgaaaatatctttccaataattttgtaaacaaggacaagaccagaacatatgagtcaatgaagcaatatcagaatgacatctatcgcaggtcctttgaacagctatctaataaatataatttacctaaaacccatttttttagatatttgtaagttagaaattttttgtataatgagttagtctttttcgaaagaatgtccattggacattacagttagaattttagcccttaatccttatcaaaagggtttagtagccatcatttataagatgatcatgaatttacagttagatgtatcagaaaaaattaagaaggaatggcaagaagagttgcattgtcctatatctactgagcaatgggaaaaaattttattattggtaaattcgtcctctatttgtgctaaacatgccctaatacaatttaaggttgtacatagagctcatatgtctaaggataaactggctcaatTTTATTCTCATCGTACAGCTATTTCAACAGATCTTTATTTCTACAATTCCATTAAATCCTTACAATGGTACTCCTTCCAAAATTTGTTCCTATGTGTGGCCAATAACAGCAAGGTAGTACTTAATTCTTATCTTAAACTGCACAAGGGCATGTAAAGTGAACCTTGGAGCAGGACTGGATTCATATGTAGGTTAGATCTTCTCCTTGGAGAGCTGCAGTAAGCCACATGACACGACCTTACAAATGATCAATCTGAATTCAATTTCCTTTCCACTGTGGAACTAGCACTCACTAGCTCTGGACCTGAAGTTCAATCTCCCAGCCATCATATGTTCAAAGCACTCAGCATGTCAGAAATAACCTCCTTTATACTGCCTTTTACATTTAGATTGTAAGGGATCAATTAAGTCTTAACTTTGAATGAGAGCCAAGTTCAAGTGTATGACAAGTCTGTAATATATGCTATTTCTGGTTATTAAaatgcaagtgcaattacaaagctGCTTAAGGTTCAGTATAGAATAACTTTTGATGATACAAAGTAGATCTTTCAATTGTGATCTGCTTTATTTTTCTACATAGTTTTTAGAAACAACTGGATGACATTTTTTTTGTCTAAGTTCTGCTTCACTGGTGAAGTCAACATGTTGACACTGCTGCTAGGGTCAAAGCCTAGGCATCCTGAACACCCCATGTCAGAGCAAGCTTAATTCTGCTTGACAAAGAAAAATGATCAATGTGCTGTTCAATCATCTTCCAATGTCCACTCAAAGAATCAACTTCCAATTTCGATGAACCCCAGGTAGGTCCAACATTTTGATGTTATTTATGCaatttcagtaaatatattttaataacaaTTTTAAATGCTTTCTTTTCCAAACCTACCTCGTAGAGGGTTACCATAACTTTCATGTAGCTTGAACTGAATTTTCTTTACATATGCAGACATATCCTTTAAATAAAACACCAGATTATTTACTTTTCACCATGAATTTTtatagaggaaaaaaaaataaaattgagaaAATGGATATTAGAGAATTATATCATTGAATCCATAATCTACTGACATTCACGTGAGATCACCAAACCAAGGCTAAGACAGATTCCCGAGCCAATGACTTTACTGATTGAAAAAGGCGGCCATGTTAATCAGACACTCAACCTCGACTATTTTTGTTACACCAAGACACTAACCTTAGACACAAGCACTCGCTGAAACCCAATTTATGTAGAATTTTATGAAAGAAAAATACTTAGTTATATTTTTAGTTTGTACAGGCAGTTCAGCCACATCTAATTGGCTGAAAAATGAAATGTGTTATTCATGTCTTAGATTCAGAATTAAAATTAATATTCCACTTTAAGGAAATATATTTTGCAAGGAAGGGAGACAgctgattccagttaattggggcagccacttatcttaaagaacaaaagcaaatCAAGAAAATTGCTGGGATTCTCTATGTTAATTTGGGACACTATgtcgcttaattgggacaggagactgttgccaaatagtttctaactagcatcagttgcatgcacttttgaactttttgaaatttctccgtgtttataaaatagtctacacctttatttcttctaccacagtacatgaccacacacttccctccactatattccatctgtcatttctttgctcattcaccctatctgtctagtccttctgcagactccctgcaccttcatctatctttgtatcatctgcaaacttggcaacaaagccatcaatttggtCACCCAAACCATTGAAagataacgtgaaaagaagtggtcccaacaccaattcTATGGAATACCatcagtcaccagcagccaaccaaaaatggcacccactctttgcatcctatcagtcagtcaatctttcttgtaataccatgggccctcATCTTAAGTAGCCTcacgtggcactttgtcaaaggctttctgaagatccactgactctcttttgtctatattgcttattatttcctcaaagaattccaacaaatttcccttaaggaaaccatgctgactttggccactTTTATCAACCCCAAAATCATATCCTTAACCATCAACTCCAAAATCCTTCCAACCAATGAAGTAAGGCTAACttgcctataacttcctttcttctgcctccctcccttcttaaacagtggaatgacatttgcaattttccagccctccagAACATTCCAGTAATGATCTTGGTGCCCCTTGTATTCTGTGGCACAATTCCTTTCTGCCAGCACAGACAGAAGATTTCACACAGCAGATGCAGGAGGGTTGTCATGCATTGCTTGATTAGGTCTAGGGGAAATCGCATCATTGCCCGGTGCCTTCCCCGAGGCCAATCTGCCAATGGCCTTGCTGAGCTCATTTAGGGTTGGCTCTGCATCCAGTTGCTCCATGGACAGGAGGCCCTCAATGACTTTCAGGGCTGAGATGGTGACAATGTTTACTATGGAGTAGCGGCCAGAGTAATGTTTTATCCATGATTTTCTCTTTCCACCAACTCCAGGAAAAGTGCTGAGAACAAAAGGAACTCCTCTACTTATGTTCATTAATCTCACCAAGGCATTCAATTTAGTCAGCAGAGTTGGGCTCCTTCAGATCCTCTGCAAAGTAGGCAGCCCACCAAGACTACAAAGCATGAACAAACACAAAAGGGACTGTACAGTACAACGACAAGTCCTTTGATGTAAGCAAGGTTGTGTTCATGCCACAATGCTCTTTGGTTTCTCCTTTGCCCTTCTCCTGAGGCACTGCAAGAGGAGATCTACCTCTACACTAGATCAGATGGCAGGCTTTTTAACCTCGCCTGCCCAAGAGCCAAAACCAAAGTGCACGAGGGTATGATTGGATGTGCTGTTTGCTGATGGTGCAACAGTTGCAAACCACATTCCACAGCACCTCCAGATGGATCGTTTCTCTCAGGCCTTAATGGAATTTGGTTTGACAAATGTTTTGGGACAAGACACGGAGGCACCACCAGTCATTACCATTGATAACTAAAAACTGGATGTTGTTCTTCAGATCACATACCTGgggtccatcatcagagacaacTTCTCCTTGGACAAATCAACAAGCACATCGGGAAGGCTGCAACAAGGCTTGCCTGCTTCACCACGAGTGTGAGAACCCCAAACTCTTGGTCAAAACAAAAATGGCAGTGTACAATGTTTATGTCACCAGCACACTGCAGTACGTCAGCGAGACTTGGACCAGGAGAAAAGACTCAACAGCTTCTATTTAAGGTGTTTTTTCACATCTCAGAGAGACAGAGTATCCAACAATGAGGTGCTCTCTCATGTTGGCCTTTCTAGTGTATACACTCTGCTCAGATAGTATAGGCTGCACTGGCTGGGCCACATACGTCGCACTCCAAAAGGCATCCTCTATGGTAGATGGCTTCAGACAAGAGAATTGCTGCCTATCAATAATTGTGCTCCAAGGATGCCTGCAAGCAGGACATGAAGGCATTGGACATCAGCACTGAGCCCTGGGAGAAACTTACAGCTAACCACACCAAGTGTAAAAgcaccctgaaacaacacattAAGTCAGGCAAAGAAAAATTCCTGAAAACGGCAGAAGACCAACGAACACTGCATCTCCAGCAGAGCTGAGGACACTAATTGGTAATATTGGCAGTGCTCTAATGTGTACTGTATTTCAATTAGATATATAATTGTTTCTCAGTTAAAtaacaatttgtcttttttttaaatttttttttactatttccatgaaactttggctaactgAGGCTGCTGCTTTATTGGGCCAAAATGCACTGACCCcaatatgtcccaattaactggaatttgTGACCAATAGGCAggttgttgagtgtatttaaggttcttgattggtattGAGTgtattgacaggttcttgattggacatgacatcaaaggttatggggaaaaggccgggaagtggggctgaggaggggataaaaggatcagccacgattaaatggtagagcagacttcaggggcaaatggcctaattctattcttaTGTCTTATtgccttacacacacacacacataattatACACTTATGGTAATCTACgtttttaaaattttgaattgcaatgtactgctgccacaaaacaacaacaaacttcacaacataagcagtgatatgaaacctgatgctgattccaAAGGTGCACAATTCCAAGGTGACTAAATCGAATCTGTACTCACTTCATTTCGGTAAGGTTTGACGTAAACTGTCCACTGATGAGTATGTCCATCCTCCTCTCGCTTCTTTCCAAAATAACGAGCAACATTTCCAAAGACAATTGGCTTCACTATTGTCACACCCTGTAGAAGTGTTAAgaaaaatttttaaatgtttctgaatgCTTCATGAACCTCCTGAAAATATTTAGATTTTAAATGTAGCATTTTGATTGGCACAAGTGCTAGGTGTGACATTTTAGTCAGTTAAACCAGGCCAGGACTAGCATAGAAAACAGTAGAGCCCTGGACAGCGTTATACAACAGAGACCACCGAAAGGTACATATATACAACAGATTTTACAGATGTTGGAaaaccagagtaacacatacatagatgctgcctcacctgctgcgtgcctccagcattttgtgtgtgttacaagggGGTACATGtagtttcctgaaagtggcaacacaggaaAACAAGGTGTGAAGGCACTTGGTATGCTTGTCTTCaatagtcagggcactgagtacagctGCTGAGTCTTCATGCTGCTACTGTACATGCCAATAGATAGatgacacttggagtactgagtgcagttATAGTAAGGAGGTCATTAAGCTAGAAAAGGTTACTGGGACCGGAAAGCTCAAGTTATAAGAATAAGCTGGGACATTTTATTTCTCCTGGAGTCCAAGAGGAAGAGGCGTGACCATATAGAGATAAATtggactaaagggcctgtttctgtgccgtattaCATGCTGTTAGCTTATATCGCAGTGACATACAGAATCACACGAAAGGTACTTATGGGACTTGGCCCCAGTAAAAGTCAACTCATTGAGATCATGTTGGACATTCCCAACAGAAAGTTAGATAGTTCCCACCTTAAACTTGATGGAACTTGATGCAACAATGATATGACTCAGTGTTGGCAATGCACACCATCTATTTCCATTGTGTTCCAAAAGGTCTACAACTGGGGAGCTATATTGGCTGAAGTCAGATAAAACAAAACTGCTACagaaaaatcaatgaaaaatcattCTATATCTGAGTGACCAAGGACATGGAGAGgcagaggaccttcattgctgtcctataCACCAGGCACAATGGGCAGTTAGTaacaggaacatagaaaacctacaacgtaatacaggcccttcggcccacgaagctGGGCCAAAAATGTCCTTAACTGAGAAATAGCCTAAaattacctgtagccctctaattttctcagctccatgtacctgtccaggagtctcttaaaagaccctattgtatctgcctccaccactgtcactggcagcacattccatgcactcaccactttctgtgtaaaaaacttacccctgatatctcctctgtacctacttccaagcaccttaaaactatgctctcccgtgctagccatttcagccctgggaaaaagcctctgactatccacacgatcaatgcctctcatcatcttgtacaactcttcccagcccagttttgcatcctatcaatgtcccgcagtAACCTTTGGCAGCccctcacactatccacaacacccgcaacctttggtgtcatcagcaaatttactaactcatccctccacttctttatccagctcatttataaaaatcacaaagagcaggagtcccagaacagatctctgaggcatctggtcaccaacctccatacagaatatgacctgtctacaaccacccttagccttctgagggcaagccatttctggatccacaaagcaaggtctccatggatcccatgcctccttactttctcaataagccttgcatggcctcctctactgtcaagatgaagccacactcaggttggaggaacaacaccttatatcccgatatacctccatcccccaccgagatggtctcgaagctcttcgcttttttttggattccacacctaaccaattcccctctaccaccactctcctccatctagcagaattagttcttactcccagtaatttctcctttggctcctcccacttcctccaaaccaagggtgtagccatgggcacccatatcagtcccagttatgcctgcctttttgttggctttgtggaacagtccatgttccaagtctataccgatATCCATACCCCTcgtttccttcgctacatcgatgactgcattggtgctgcctcttgcacgtatgctgagctcatcgacttcattaactttgcctccaactttcaccctgccctcaaatttacctggtccatttccaacacctccctcccctttcttgatctttctgtctccatctctggagatggcctatctactgatatctactataagcctacagactctcacagctacctggactattcctcttcccaccctgtctcttgcaaaaaggctatccccgtCACACAactcctccgtctccgccgcatctgctctcaggatgaggcttttcattccaggatgaaggagatgtcttccttttttaaacaaaggggcttcccttcgtccaccatcaactctgctctcaaacgcatctttcccatttcccgcacatctgccctcaccccactcgggatagggttccccttgcccTTACCTACCacgccaccagcctccgggtcgaacgtataattctcagtaacttccaccacctccaacgggatcccactaccaaacacatttttccctcccccctccttctctgcttttcgcaggaatcgctccctacgcgactcccttgtccactcgtcccccatcccttcccaccgatctccctcctggcacttatccttgtaaacggaacaagtgctacacctgcccttacacttcctccctcaccaccattcagggccccagacagaccttcctggtgaggcgacacttcacctgtgagtcagctggtgtggtatactgcgtctggtgctcccggtgtggccttttatatattggtgagacccgacgcagactgggagaccgtttcgctgaacacctacgctcagtccgccagaaaaagcaggatctcccagtggccacacattttaattccacatcccattcccattctgatatgtctatccatggcctcctctattgtcaaaatgaatccaaact
This DNA window, taken from Hypanus sabinus isolate sHypSab1 chromosome 8, sHypSab1.hap1, whole genome shotgun sequence, encodes the following:
- the yeats4 gene encoding YEATS domain-containing protein 4, with amino-acid sequence MFKRMAEFGPDSGGRVKGVTIVKPIVFGNVARYFGKKREEDGHTHQWTVYVKPYRNEDMSAYVKKIQFKLHESYGNPLRVVTKPPYEITETGWGEFEIIIKIFFIDPNERPVTLYHLLKLFQSDSNVMLGKKTVVSEFYDEMIFQDPTAMMQQLLTTSRQLTLGAYKHETEFAELEVRTREKLEAAKKKTSFEIAEFKERLKASREAINYLKSEIKKIEDDDQGKES